DNA sequence from the Selenomonas timonae genome:
TCCGCGCTCAACCGCGTGCACGGCATGACCATCCTCATGGTGCTGCACGACATGGCGCACGCCATGCAGTACGCCGACGACATCGTTCTCGTAGAGGCGGGGCGCGTCGTCGCAACGGGCACGCCCACCGAGGTGCTCACCGAGGAGCGCATTGCCGCCGTCTTCGGCGTCGAGGTCGAAATCTTCACGAACAGTCGCGGCATCCGTGTGCCGTCTCCCGTGGCACTTGTGGGGGAATAGATCATTGTTTGAACGGGTGTAGGATAACCTGCATCCGTTCTTTTTTGCACCAAAATAAATTGACAACGCACAAAAAAATTCATACAATGTAGACAAACAGACAAAAGGAGGTGACATCATGGCACAGGCAAGTGTGAGCATTCGGATGGATGCAGACCTCAAGCGGCAGTTCGACGAATTCTGCTCCGAGATCGGGATGACGATGACGACAGCGTTCTGCGTTTTTGCAAAGACGGCAGTGCGCGAGCGTAAGATCCCGTTCGAGATCTCGGCAGAGCGCAGCGATCCGTTTTATTCGGAGAGCAACATACGTTATCTGGAAGCCTTAAAGCGAGATATTGAGGCAGGAAATGCGCATTTCGCCAAACATGAACTGATTGAGGTGGTTTGATGGAGCTGCTTTGGGAAGACCGTGCATGGGAAGAATATCTGTACTGGCAGACGCAGGACAGGAAGACCTTGAAGCGCATCAATGCCATCGTGCGTGATATTCAGAGAAATCCGTCGGATGGCATAGGCAAGGCAGAGCCGCTTCGAGGGAATCTCAGCGGATGGTGGAGCAGACGCATTGACGATGCGAACCGTGTTGTCTACTATGAACAAAACGGGATTATTCACATTGCCTCCTGCCGTGGGCATTACGAAAAGTAATACCGCTAGGAAAACGCTGATAAAATAGAAACTCCCCATGTATGGAGTGAATTGGGCTCTTTGCGCTCAGATGAGCAAACATAAACTCAAAATTATAACCTGCTATAAATTTTTTCGACAATAGGTCTTGCAATTTATTCCCGCACGTGCTATGATGAAATCGTTCCAAGGGAAGAGAATGAATCGCGAAAAGGAAACATGGACACTTCAGCGACATCTCACTCCTTTGGAAATCAGATGTTTTCTGTTTTACAGAAGGAGGAGTTTCTCATGAAGAAGACTCTCGTATCCGCACTCGCAACGGCTCTCGTTGTCGGTGCAGCAAGCACGACGTTCGCTGCGGCGAACCCGTTCTCCGATGTGCCCCGTGACCACTGGGCATACGATGCTGTGACCCAGCTCGCCGCTGATGGCGTTGTTGAGGGCTACGGCGACGGCACCTATCGTGGTGACCGCAACATCACGCGTTATGAGATGGCGCAGATGGTTGCAAAGGCAATGGCAAAGGGCGATATGTCCGCTTCGGATCGTGCGCTCGTTGACCGCCTCGCAGCTGAGTTCGCAGACGAGCTCAACAACCTCGGCGTCCGCGTCTCGAACCTCGAGCGCAACGCTGACATGGTGAAGTGGAATGGCAAGCTCGAGTATACGTATACGAGCCAGCGTCTCGAGGGAAAGGATCGTGAGAATGATGATCATCTCATGTTCCGTCTCGAGCCGAGTGCAGAAGTCAACAACCACTGGCATGTGAATGCACGTCTCGACAGTGCGTACAACATGAAGAGAGATGAGGGCGACGACAGCACTGTTACGCTGAAGCGCGCATGGGCACAGGGCGACTATGACAACTTTATGGTGAAGCTCGGCAAGATGGAGCTTCTCTCTTCGGAAGCATATGCTGCTCCAGGCGCGATTGTCTTTGATCAGGAGTTCTCGGGTGCAGAGGTCAGCTTCGGTAAGGATGTGCAGGTTACACTCCAGGCTGGTCGTGTGAACCTTGAGGACACCTTTAAGAGCAAGGCTTTGGATCTGAATGCGGCTCTGGTGGCTGATGGCGGCAGCTATGATCGCAGCAAGACGGCGAACTATCAGCACGTTGGTCTCCAGTACAACAAGAACAATTTTGTTGCAGGTGCTGACTACTATCGTCTCGGCTCGGAAGCTTTCAGCGATGGATTCACGAAGAACGACAAGGAGCGCTTTGGCATTTGGGGTCTGAACCTCGGCTATCACTTCGATAAGAACAGCTTCCTCTCTGGTGCATATGCACACAACACCGGCATTGACGACAGCACGTGGAAGAAGTCCTATCAGGTCAGCTATGACTATAAGGGCGCACAGTCTGAGGACAAGGGGTCGTGGGGCGCATATGTTGCCTATCGTTACCTTGGCGGTGCATCGCCCTCTGCGACGCAGGATGGTGCTCTGTTCGGTTCGAAGGGCGTTGAGCTCGGTACGAACTACACGCTGTTTAAGAATGTCATTCTTTCCGCGAAGTACTTCAAGGGCAAGACCATTGAAAAGCAGGCTGATGACAAGGTTCAGCAGCTCTTCGGCCGCGTTGAGTTCCTGTTCTAAGAATTCACGTCACGTACTGCGGCACACGCCGCATAGTAAAATCCCCCTCCATTCGGAGGGGGATTTTTAGTGTGAAAAACTTATAGCACATATAACAATATGTGCTATAATAAACAAAAGGGAGATGAGTCCATGCGCAGCTATTCGTCACGGGAAGTTATCAAGATACTCAAAGCGGATGGATGGTATGAGGTGCACTGTGTCGGTGATCATCATCAATTCAAGCATCCGACGAAGAAGGGGCGCGTTACTGTACCGCATCCCGTGAAGGATGTTACGCAATTTGTTTTAAAACACATTTCGGAGCAGTCCGGCATTGTGTTTACCTAGGAGGATGATTCTTGTGAAGGATAACTATATCTTTCCTGCTGTTTTTCACGTGGATGAGGAAGGTGTTTCGGTCTGCTTCCCGGATTTGCCGGGCTGTTTGACCTGTGCTGATACGATGGAGGAGGCTTTTGTCCGTGCGAAGGAGGCTGTTCAGCTCCATCTCTATGGGATGGAGGAGGATGCAGAGGAGATTCCCTCTCCCACGTCTCTGATGCAGATTAAGACATCGCGGGGGGAGACCATTGGGCTGATCGAGGCGTGGATGCCGCCGTTCCGTGAGAAGATGAGCAACAAGGCGACGAGCAAGACGGTTACAATTCCACGGTGGCTTGATATCCTAGCGCG
Encoded proteins:
- a CDS encoding S-layer homology domain-containing protein encodes the protein MKKTLVSALATALVVGAASTTFAAANPFSDVPRDHWAYDAVTQLAADGVVEGYGDGTYRGDRNITRYEMAQMVAKAMAKGDMSASDRALVDRLAAEFADELNNLGVRVSNLERNADMVKWNGKLEYTYTSQRLEGKDRENDDHLMFRLEPSAEVNNHWHVNARLDSAYNMKRDEGDDSTVTLKRAWAQGDYDNFMVKLGKMELLSSEAYAAPGAIVFDQEFSGAEVSFGKDVQVTLQAGRVNLEDTFKSKALDLNAALVADGGSYDRSKTANYQHVGLQYNKNNFVAGADYYRLGSEAFSDGFTKNDKERFGIWGLNLGYHFDKNSFLSGAYAHNTGIDDSTWKKSYQVSYDYKGAQSEDKGSWGAYVAYRYLGGASPSATQDGALFGSKGVELGTNYTLFKNVILSAKYFKGKTIEKQADDKVQQLFGRVEFLF
- a CDS encoding type II toxin-antitoxin system HicA family toxin yields the protein MRSYSSREVIKILKADGWYEVHCVGDHHQFKHPTKKGRVTVPHPVKDVTQFVLKHISEQSGIVFT
- a CDS encoding type II toxin-antitoxin system HicB family antitoxin, giving the protein MKDNYIFPAVFHVDEEGVSVCFPDLPGCLTCADTMEEAFVRAKEAVQLHLYGMEEDAEEIPSPTSLMQIKTSRGETIGLIEAWMPPFREKMSNKATSKTVTIPRWLDILARREKVNYSHLLQSALKSYLGVTENPSQSMRA
- a CDS encoding type II toxin-antitoxin system RelB/DinJ family antitoxin, yielding MAQASVSIRMDADLKRQFDEFCSEIGMTMTTAFCVFAKTAVRERKIPFEISAERSDPFYSESNIRYLEALKRDIEAGNAHFAKHELIEVV
- a CDS encoding Txe/YoeB family addiction module toxin, which produces MELLWEDRAWEEYLYWQTQDRKTLKRINAIVRDIQRNPSDGIGKAEPLRGNLSGWWSRRIDDANRVVYYEQNGIIHIASCRGHYEK